The genomic segment TCAAAAAACAATTGCAATGTtgcaattgaaatttattttcataaaagttCGTACTTGATGCACCGAGAAAACAAAGCACAATTAATATGTTCACCGAGTTGCAAAACAAGGGGCAAAAATTAATCATACATCTATTAAAACTAATTTATTCATTGCTACGTAAATTCAACTTGAATAATGCGTTTTGCAAAATTTCGCAAAATTTTACTTCATGCTTTTCCTTTTTTTAcctctttttattttataaacttACCAAGCCAATAACTCATTGAGTTTACACCAGATGTGAACCCACGCTCATATTCTCTGAAGGTTTTATTGAAGTCGTCACTGTCATTGACTCTACGTTGTATTATCTGttaataatgaataattttgaaattataattaggTACGGAGACGGAGTTCAATATAAAAAAGAGATCACAGTTTTCAAATAGAAATGTTTTTACtggtataatataaataacaaCAGTAGTTCTGTACTTGACCAAACTAATAATACATGATTAATATATACTTGTCTGCGATACTTACCACCCAACCGTATGTACTCTGTAAATTAGGCGATGCCTGCGTACAGTCACAGTAAAGTTTTTGGTACTCGCCTGAAAAATATGTATCCGTAAATTTTATACTGTTTGCCTGCgcatacttttatttattgttttaggaTTTCTCTCGGTCTCAGGGGACCCTACTTACGGCCTTCACGTCAATATATTTACATCGAATACTGTTGCTtggaaaacaccaagaactaCTTCTATAGGATACTCCAGTATATATAGATTACAAATTTTgctactcatgtagtatgtgaaccaaggtggctgacaccggaacgtagtatgtgtaccagattagagttaggccataatttcaggtacaaataacaCGGGAGTCAATTGGCTAGTCCCCGGACTCTTGATAGAACTAACTATAGATAATATTGAGGAAAATTGGAAcgaaattatgtcctaacccgaacctggtacacatactacgttttgatgtccgccatcttggctcacatactacgggagcgctcacatttttgaaaaataatgacaCTACGATAACGCAACAAACCTTCAATGAGGATTTTGGCAATAATGCCATCTTGTGGAAAGCCATCGGACATGTAAGGCACAGACAAACCGCAAGCATCGATACAATTGGCCGCAAGGGGAcctgaatttaaataaatattttgttttgaaatgttgtcaaatttttaagCATGTTATTTGCTATATACAATTATTAATGATCATGTGTGATACAGATGAAGCAGATTGTCAAAAGTGTAGATTCtggataatttatttttacctaAATGACTTCGATGATTTCAGACATATGCCACAAAGATTTTTTTACTCAGAGCTCGAGATTTCTCATAAAACAAGGCGTTGAACCCAACATTCAAACTTACGAAAACACTTCTTGTAGGAAAGGCATGTAGGCCGACGTTTCGACTGAACGAGGAGCCGATTATTTCTGCATCCACATGAAGATATCAAACACCATCGCTGGTGATAATGAACAGATTGATTTGCTTTGGTGCATTGTGGTGGACAGTTGGTGATGTTGTAGTGAGATACATCGTAACAAGATTCTGTAGAAATTATCTTTTAACCCGTTTTAAATTACCGCGTGCTATTTATTAGAATTTGTAAATGTTTATAATTTGTGATCTAAATTCAGACTTAGATAAcccaaaaaaatttaataatcgaaaaatttgtgaaaatccaTAAAGAATAAGCTTCATTCTTAATTTTTGATTTGTGTCAAAATTTTTAAAcgtaaaaatatgaattttagttttttaaatttagatagATGTTCAATTTATTGATTACTTCAATTACTATTCCAATGTTTGAGATTTTGCTGATGTGGTTTTGATTAATCAAATTACTGCCAGCACAAAGTTTGAAATtggttattttcattttattctaacAGTACAAAAAGAGACAAATCTTCGTGATTAATCGGATTCATTAGCAAGAATGTGAATTTAAAACAAGAAAAGTGTAATGCTAAAAGGCAAAAACTAACCTTCGGGTCGTATTTTCATTTCTACCATTGTGTAGTAAACATCGTCTGACTGATTTGCAAATATCCCTCCTCTTCCTCGTCCGTCATAATTTCCgtttaaatttgatttcattgtgTCACCAAACCACCAGCCAGAATTGTAAATCTAAAagcaaatattatgtttcaggCACATTTTATGAGTAACCAAGACAAActtatatatactatataaaaGTAGACAGTTAACAACAAAGTATTAAGAACCGTCATCATTTATACGTAAAATAGGAATATTGTACTGTTTTTGTTACTTACCCTTGAAAGACTGCTGTCGGGGTCTCGGAAGTTGTCACGATCAAACGCAGAGAATATCGAGCCATTTTTCATCCAAGGTATGTTGGTCGCGTGATATGTCAGAGGATAATTGTATGTGATGCTACCGACACTAAAACCCCTGGAACAAAGTAAATGCAATCAtagaatgaataaataaataaattacaacaaaacctaaatgcttttaaataaatcattatatttttcaattaccAATTTTGTTCTGAAGAATTGAATATAGTGTTCACATTGATTTAGAAATGTTCGACGACTTTGTTAGGTTTAGATATTGTGGCAATTAGCGAACACTTCCTCTATTTAGTAAGGTTATGCAGTAAGTATCGCAATCAACTCAGCGTTAAAcggaaattcaaaataaaatcttatttttgTGTTTCTAATATTTGAAGATATAAATTTGAACTCACGTAAACCATGCTTCTTCTATATTCCCGGAATTATCTCGAAGCTTAATTACCAGAAGCGTGTTTGTTTTCGAGAGAACGTGAATGTTTTTCAGACCTAGGAATTTGgagaacaattttttatttttgtattctatttttgaattctattttaTGGAATTGAAATTCTGAAACAATAATTGATCACTGgagtaaaatttaatttaaatacagttgattgaaatatattgaatatattttaaaagttttgaatttgaaGTTGGCTGCAAGGATGAACCAACAGTAAGTTCTGCAATAAAGACAATTTCACCTAACCAGAAATTACGTTCAACGTCGCCGAATCCATTTTCGTACTCGGCATATGTTcgattaaaattgattgtgttGTCTATGCGCCGCTGGATAACCTAAAAATATAGTGAGAAattcaaattgcaaaatttacaatTTGGCTTTCGTATGTAATTCAACTCAACGAAATCACTGATTGCGAATTATCGTTGGATAGACCGCGCCTTCACGACATACCGGTACGTCAAATTGAAAGGTGAATATTTAAACTTAAAGCAACCTACAACATTATTTCAACGCCATATTAGTCATAAAATAAACTAAGTTACATTGTCGGGATTGCATTGGAACGAGTTCATGTATTTTAATTGACTCGGTCAAATCGAGAGGAAATGGAATGCGTAGCTGATGCGATtcgatattcaaaatttttctaaaaataaaaatattagtttgCACCAAACAATTCAGTTTTTGGTATTAAATATCTATTATTACTAAATACCTGCAACATTTTTGTAACATGCGACAGTtgagcaaaaaaaataaatgtcaaAATTACAGATTCAGAATTAGGTCAATAGTGcatcataaattttatattttcaatatattcttAAATACATTGTATAAAGAGTTTTGGTCAAAGCATTTTTCTAACAAAAAGATTTTTTGTAGCACAATACATAATGAAGTATACTTCGGCAACGCTTCAAAACGTGGTATTTGTGTTGAATAGTTCTCGCTCTTTAGTGGTATTGTCTGTTAACGCTTATTCGTTTATGACCAATACAAGGTTTTTATAGAAACTAAAACGACtgcacaatttcatttttgtacaagaAATTGTTGGCTATGCAAAACAGTgggaataaaaatatgattttttcccaaggtatttcattttttatttgtgacgAGAGAGCCTAAACCTGTTCACGTTTAATTTCTCAGGTCAGAGGTCACGTAACAAgattttttctaaatatattgCGGAGGAAAATATTGCATGAGCCATCAAATAATTAGGCTGCGCACATAGATATATTTTGGTCTTGCAGTTTACTAACAAGATTCAAATCAAGTCGagttgttttgaaaataatgaatataaacgcGAGGTTGTTTAAATTCAGGCTCATGAAATATGCTAAACTAAACTTGTTTGCAACAATGTCGCATCGGTATGCTTTAATTGTATAGACGGAATAAAGAAGTAATTAACTTGGCTCACCGATTCTCGCTAATTCGAATGAGTAATTTTGCAAACAATATTCCATCATTACTATAatacaaaaactgaaaacgATTGAGAAACTCACTGTAAAACTGTATTGATCTTTTTTGTGGCAATCGCAGAAGACAGAAACATTTTTTGAGTCATTAGTTCCATCAATACTTGGAATGTTGATTAAAAACGTTCCATTATTTGTTAAAAATCTTGCTGTTTTGTAGGCTGCTTTGTTCAAGATCATGCAGCCATCGGTGCAATTTTTTGCTGCAATATTTAGCAAGATGCAAAATTCGAAATAACATTGAAATTTTCTCACATTGTTTTAGGCAAAATACAATCACGCATGAAAAAATTCGCTATTGTAAACTCGATtacacaaaacaaatcaaagGAATGGAATCTTTTGTATTGATATTACACATTTCATTCAACATCTGAAAAATGTCATTCAGGGCATGAAAATCTTTATACATCTACAAGTATTTTTTTCGTGAATCTACAGCAAATTTATTACCAATCTATCAATTGTATTTTAATGTTTATCAGATGAATAAGATTTGAGTAAGAGTTGTTGTAATCATTATTTCTGGACAACAATTAGATATATGAAAAATGCTGGCGCTTTTCAGCACGTGGATTATGCACAAACGAATGCTTTGCCAAATggcaaataaatgaaaaatgttaCCTGTAATCGGATTGGAAGATTCCTTCGTTGTGGCAGGGACGTTTGGAGTTGAAGGTGTTTGCTTCGTGGTTGTCGTATCCACTTTCGCTTCTAAAAAAATTCCAACGTTATATCACCATACCGTTGACCGAAAATTGAAGTCGATTTtagctcaatatgaaaaatttagacAAATTAAAACGTCATTTTGGTCAGTGAATACATATATTGGAAACGATGTCGGctgacacaaaataaaaactttgttAGAGAAAGGTTGATTGCTAGCTTATAGGTATCAGCGTTTATTGGTATCCGTTTTACGAGaatattaattcaaattgtCAGAAAATCAATGATTAGTACACTAATACCTGAGTTTGTGACAGTTGGCGCATGAGTCGTAAATTTGTAAGCTGTACTTTCAACCGGATGATCATTGGATCGCATGGGTCCAAATACAGAtgtttctatttttatattcgGCTTCAAGACTTTGCCGCCAGAATCACTATTTACTAGTTGTTGTTCTACCTGTTCTCTGATGAATTTGAGGATTTCGGGATTGTTTTCAATATCTAGTAAGGAAAAAGTAGATCAGAAAACAATGTTCAAGTcgagttttattattattaaatgagTCTTTTAAAAAGGATCATTAAAAGAAAATCGGAACTGTTTAGAAATAGCCAGTGAAAAATATTTGCGGATACCGTTTTAAATGTTCGATTCTTAGTTTCATCACATACTTTCGTGACGGAAATTGTCATCAAATTCTTATATGGCTGTTTAAATATAGGTTACTAACACAACATAAAATCGAATTCActtatctaaaaataaaaacataatttcAACATACCCCGCATTTGCTcctgtaaaaaaataataaagttatTTTATAATTCAAAGAGATTAACCAGAACTATAAATgaatatacaataataaattagttttagATGATCAATGATAATTTAAATCATTTACAAACTTTTTGCGCAATaacatatcaaaatattcaggTAAAATAGTTATTAGAATCATAATTATATGTAGAACTATCTAAAATTTTAAGTCGGCTCAAcatatatgaattgaaagaaaaGGAAGGAAAGGTAAAAAATATTAGTATCTTTGAATATCTGATGGAACTTACCGCAGTCAAGGTGAATTCTTTACAAATGCCACCATTGCAGGGAAAATCTCCTATGGCTCCCAGACTCTGTATTACTATTGCTACTGAGAAAAATATGAAGTATTACAGTTGAGCTTGCACTTGCGCTAGGTTTATATCACGATACAATGCAATACAACTTCTAACAAATGTGAACAATGTGTactaaatgaagtaaaaatggaAATAATTGCAATTAGTTTGTTTTTCACGTAATTGATATTTATCTAAATATTGTACATTATGAAAGCTTTTTTATTTCGTCCTGATTTTTGTCATGGCATCAATAAGAAAAATTCCCTCTATCTAATCAATGTTTATCAATGCAGTTTTAAACAAACTGAGCATTTAAAAATCTGCATATTGcagatatacatatataaaacgTCTCACCTCCTCCAAATAGAAGCCAAAACTTCAGTATCATCTTCATTTACTACTATTTGTTTTCGAATCTTTAACTGATTACGACAaagcaacaaaaaatatttgctaaGTCAACGTGCACAGACAAGTAAACAGGACAGTCAAATGACAACTATATTTGTTGCATTTTGAATACGATTTTTATTTCTGTTACACATGACGGTACTCGGAGTGGGTATTCGTTTCTCTTTAGATAGGGCATCTTCTAGGTATCCAGGTCGCCTCGACTTACTTTGTtcttttaatattcaatatttaatttatctatTACTGTTAGACTTAAATCACGAGTGTttctgctcgataaccagtaatGGTGCCTCCCTGAGGTACCTTTTTActtcttttttaaattgtttattCATAATGTGTATTTTAGTATAGTGGGAAAATCAATTACTGATTATATTActcttttcatatttattaataataaacttttttttcaaatttatacgaAAAGGCGAAATTCAGATTTATGGTGCCTTCTATAAATTCGAAGTTGCTAATATTCATCACCGGGGCTGTATAAGTTAGTTTAAAAACTAGAATGCAAACCAGTAACTACGCCGCAATACAAGAATTAAATGAAACATactaaattatataaatttgtgAAGATTCTATCCTACTGTTTTGAAGAGTTTAAAATgcaatgaattatttttttgaagtgATTTTACAGTATTTTTGGGCCTGTGAAAGTGCTCCACCCACGGAAGAAATTTACCAACTTTCAGTAATCTGACAAACCAAGTATCTAATATTTAACTATCCTATCCTTCAACCAAATCACTGTCAAAGATTCAATTACACCAAGCGATGTCTCTGCAAGAAACTTGAAACAAGACAACTTTTTCTAACATGCTTACGTGGATGATAATGCTGCTTGCTCAGGTTTTGTAAAAAGACTGTGCGATTTATGTGGTCGCTGAACGGTTTGTTTCACCTTTCGCACTCCACAAATAATGACGTTTCAGAAAAGATGCGTCATTCTACAATTTTTTACTTCCGTAATGCTCATGATTACCGCCTACATGGAATGATATTTAGGTACTATTAAAATATGACTCTAGCTTGCTGTGCTCGCAATTCATTTACAACACCTGGAAAAAATTAATATCTGAgtagaataaatatattttcgtgAAAAAAATACGATCGATTGGGCATTAAATAGTAATGAAGGtgataaacaaataaatgaaacaaacaaaatgtacAACATTATTTGATGCAACCAAAAATATCAAGAGTAAATGAAACTAAAAGTATTAAAATTCTATGCTATAGAAGAATAAATCAGTTTCTTCAACACTGTATTCAACACATTCTTTTGCTTTAACATCAGCCAACTGCgtgaaaaataaaagcaatgatATGTGTCATTGTATGTGTATATTTACAACAATGCTTTCAAATGACTAACTTTGGTTAAATATATGTCAAAATTCGAATCTAAATAGGTGTAAACCTGGCAATACCAAACTATAATACGCACACATAAATAACTGCAAGTGCTTTTTTGGAGAATTTCAGAATAATCCACTTTTATATAGATGTTCAAGCTAAAGTTCAATTTTAGTCAAATTAACTATTGCATGGATTCAAAATGATGGATGGATTTCTCTTATCAATACCGTTTAATTGAAGATAAATAGAAATTACTGCACATGGTACATGCAATAAAATACATCCGGAAATTAAGCTTGGAGCAATTGTTTAATTGATTGACTACTACTTGTTACCTTCTTAATTAAGACAATAAAACCAAAAATACATACGGAAGTTTGCATTCAAAAGGTCATCCTCGTTTACAACACCGGCAATACTTCCATGACAAGATAATTCATCATCCATTCCTGGAGTACATTTTTCTCCCACCGCACAATCACTGTCATGTTTGCATTTATGAGATGTGATTGATCTAAATaattaaatacaatatatataattctcttttttaattgaatgttaataaaatatatttacatggcAAAGTACGAAATATCACTTACCCAACGATTCCAAAAATGAGAAGGATGATTACGAatagtttcatatttttgtatatatgatgGAAGTGAAGGAAAGCTGTAAAATAGTTTACTTAATTGCATACTCTACCATACTGTATTTTTCAATCCGCATCAATTGAATAGGTAACCatagatttttaaaatattataacagTATAATTAtgtaaacataaatataaataaatattttgattacaGCCTGAAAGTACAGCATGAAACACCAACCTGACTAGGCAATTTTGACGCTTAATACCTGATTTAAAGCGTCATGATCGATTACTCAGAGTTCACACTTTCAAGCATAAACATCCTGTTCGTGTCACATACCTATAATCACCTCGATTGCCTTGAGTATAAAAGAATTAATTGAGGGTGTATTTCTGAACGGCACCAACCACAACAACCTTGCCGAACTTTCATTATCTTCGCCGACCGATTAAACCGATAAAAAAGtaattcagctaataaaaatattcctagATTATATGATTCCTCGTCATTATATGGTCTATGAAACAAGACGTTTGCAAAACTTGCTGCATCATTTTCTTCATCAAGTTTTTCATCTAAagtaatattgaataaatgagAGAGCTTGCTACAAAATCAATAATGATAGCCTACCAGTCGATTTTGCCTGAGATTGTAATTAGACGGAGAAACAGTTTGATGAAATGTTGATAAAGCTATTGCTTGCTATGTCTGGCCCTCAATTTTGCGCAATTTCCTAGGTTTGATTTGAATTTGTGATCATATGTGGTTTAAAAGCTGTGTTTGCTCATATTACCCAATATGATTTTTAAAGGATTGTTGGTTTGTTTAAACTGTATTTTGAAATCACATTTTACAGAACTGTGGACTACTTCTGGACGAGTActattgtttcatatttttaaaaactctGTAAATTAATTGCATTATATTGAGTATTGTTGAAATAGTTATTGTATCACGGAAAAACCAATAAAGCACTTATTCACACAAAAAATAGTTCCGTAAATTGCGGTCTCGATTTGCTATCTGTGATTAAACGAACAGGTAAAATGTTTGACGAAAAGTTGTTCTGAGAGTAATTTCATAGTTTATTCGTCTGATTTTTGTAATGAACATTTttgccattttgtttttgttattgattatGTTATTTCGAGACAGGCAAAGTTTTCTTCTGTCATTATACGACTGCGTCTTAACTGATGCTTTATCTCTGTTCCTAGGCAACTTGTATACTCATCTTTAATTCGGGCCGGTTTGTTTTTAGATTCATATTTGACCTGGGAGAATATAATTATAATCGcagtaaatataaatttgtaatcGCTGGTTGTATGTGGAAAATTTTGTATACTCAACACACAagattattgaattttatttgaagttTTCCTCGGATTAGTACACGTGACGTAATTGACTCACATACACCGTGATCAGAGACTTATTTGAGATTTTCTATGAGATAATAATACTATGTCGTCTCTTTACTTTCTTGCCATACATTTACATTCAAAATTGCATTGCATATCGATACTTACTGCGCGCTGTGCTCCTATCGCAATGTTTTCGAAGCAAGGACTATTTATTGATTGTGTATTGCATATTGCGTTTTAAGTGATCATTAGCCtcaatgaaaatgataaaatgcCTGATGACCGATTTTCCGACGAAAATAGGGGATATTTTAAggcagaatttttattttatttacccgGATATATTTCACGATTTGCACTATATCACATGATATTATAAaactataataaataatttacaggTTGAACATCGTTAATCTTCTTTAACCTTCGTTCTGctgaaatgagaaaaatgaGAATACTTTTAGTCATCCTATTAATACAGTGTGGTCAAATCCGCAATCAATTATCGCCAATTATCTACTGGAAAATTGAAGTGTCCAGAATTCATAAAATTGTTCGGTATGAGAGAcgacaaaaaaacaaaataacttttACCGAAATGTGCATATGAACAATATATTCAAACGCTAAAATGTTGttcattgaacaaaaaaaagcaATTGGCAAAATGCATACTCACAGAAAGTTACCTTTTTCGTCCCACACGAGCAGGAAAAATAAGGTAATGGCACGTAACATATAAGTTTAAGCTCTTCCGTGTTATCTTCATCATTGTCATTCCAAAGATAAGATATATAGGTCATTAATCTAAATAGTCGTTAATTGGGGTAAATAGTTTACTTGATTTTTTTATCCCACGTGAAATTCCCAGAAGGACATTGTCATTATAGTGAGTTACTtctaatttatgaaattttgattttttggaATAATAGGGTGACATCATTTTGTTTCGCCGacttaatattaataaaatgtcTACAATCTACAttaattatgtttatattaCCCGGTGTCTCCAAAGCATCActtgtatttatttcatttatggTAGGTcttgcactgtttttaaatcTTAAtcgaatttttaatattatgtatatttattctCACCTGATACATCCTAGAATAGTAATCTTTACAATGTTTTCCATACTCTGACAAATAGAGTATATAGTCACGAAAATATAGTTTTTACAGGTAACCCAATGAAATCGCTATTGCTAAACTTTTTAAGTATAGTCTACTACGCAGTCTTCAAACGCGCTACTGGAATGACTAAACTTTCCGATAAAGGTTTGCTCTTTTCACTGCGTCTGCGGAATTTTTATGCCAGTATTATTTCCAAAAATGTCTGCGATTTGGGAAGTGCTTCCTCTTGGTTGTTTCCTTATGCGTGCGTTGATTTGAATTGCTTTTACGTCTCGTGCTCATCACTATCAGACGACATTTCATCGTTGTATCGTGGAAAATTTGCTTCAACCGAACATTCATGAACTTGACTTGTGTTTCCTTGTCGAAGACCCAATATTGGAAGCAATTTTAGGTAGgctactcccaaagtatgtgaaccaggatagagttaggctataattttaggtaataaaactaaaataaaaatggaataaaattatggcctaaccctgacctcgttggtaaacatactacgttccggtgcccaccatcttggttcacatacttcggtagtacCCAATTTTACCATTGAATTTCACATTTGATACAGTGATAAAATAGGCATAGGTGCAGGTTTTTATGAAATGTTCAGGCAGCAATTTTGCTTGAAGTGTTCGTTGAAGTAATAATGGTATGAGCGTGCTGACATACATTGATAAATATGTAATGCGACGCAATCGCGTTTCTGTATCTTTACCACAGATTTACACCAGGGGTGACCAAACTGCTTTCGACCgggatcgactaaaatctttaaaatagcTCGCAATCAACTGATCGTTAATCATGATCGACTGATTcctgcctaatttttagtcgtaagtttTGAAAAACTCTCCCCCAACTTTGCCTGGTATCtatgtaaataatatatttgtgttagtgtgcagcaagactcttgaattccTTCGAACTGTAgatgtatatcgtattttgcacatgtacagtactgtatcCATCCTTCCGCCTTGAAGCACACAACAGGCGCTGGTATGAAATTAACCAACATCAGACgagatcgacgtgttggccacccctgatttaCACCAATAAGTGCTTTGCATATTGATATATACTAGACGCTATGCTACTTCCGAAACGAGAAGCTGCTTATTGATCGTATGTTGCTTTGTCTGTTTTAGCATCCAGCTTCAATGTTAAGAAATAACGAAAGGATTCAAAGATATATGTATTGACTTTCATTTCGATATTCGACACCGACGAATCGAGCATTCATTTATTAGATGAGATTGGTTTGTGTAAAATAGTTTACTATAAGAAAGtatcagaaaaatataaaaaacacgatTGCAACAAATACAATCAACAGTGTTCCTAATCGAAAAATAACTTGTTTCTCTATTTTTCTCTGTAGTCCGCAGTCGTATTTCCAcgttttattcatatatttacGAATTATT from the Styela clava chromosome 5, kaStyClav1.hap1.2, whole genome shotgun sequence genome contains:
- the LOC120344782 gene encoding uncharacterized protein LOC120344782 isoform X1, translated to MKMILKFWLLFGGVAIVIQSLGAIGDFPCNGGICKEFTLTAEQMRDIENNPEILKFIREQVEQQLVNSDSGGKVLKPNIKIETSVFGPMRSNDHPVESTAYKFTTHAPTVTNSEAKVDTTTTKQTPSTPNVPATTKESSNPITAKNCTDGCMILNKAAYKTARFLTNNGTFLINIPSIDGTNDSKNVSVFCDCHKKDQYSFTVIQRRIDNTINFNRTYAEYENGFGDVERNFWLGLKNIHVLSKTNTLLVIKLRDNSGNIEEAWFTGFSVGSITYNYPLTYHATNIPWMKNGSIFSAFDRDNFRDPDSSLSRIYNSGWWFGDTMKSNLNGNYDGRGRGGIFANQSDDVYYTMVEMKIRPEESCYDVSHYNITNCPPQCTKANQSVHYHQRWCLISSCGCRNNRLLVQSKRRPTCLSYKKCFRPLAANCIDACGLSVPYMSDGFPQDGIIAKILIEGEYQKLYCDCTQASPNLQSTYGWVIIQRRVNDSDDFNKTFREYERGFTSGVNSMSYWLGLKKIHQLTNYLPHGSPAKLQIEFKRSSTDVHHRYIRFKYVRVYNATNEYRLVVGQKDENSSMRNYLTSQTNKNPVFKINFNKNYSSGWWFVPTDSTDSSSLSNLNGVYDDQGPHCISWGNETDLSVVEMKLFPASVEVKTCKEACTGYNSGIDILAHLQPDENSPGFGVICSCYNDVDCTDNWIVFQRRVAADTGANFSRPLSDYKTGFGDLKNGSFWLGLQKMKRLIHTSQGDGKLLIKMTTKYGKQYILVYKKFFIKAQSSTDDENAIEIRDYDNLNSNFTGNADVMKSKKFTNSTGSGNYNSGWSFWWWLNEDDDCSLNGPYHKGNGVTWFGESGTFANYTRIEMQLCRAGFECPFVNSGS
- the LOC120344782 gene encoding uncharacterized protein LOC120344782 isoform X3, with protein sequence MKMILKFWLLFGGVAIVIQSLGAIGDFPCNGGICKEFTLTAEQMRDIENNPEILKFIREQVEQQLVNSDSGGKVLKPNIKIETSVFGPMRSNDHPVESTAYKFTTHAPTVTNSAKVDTTTTKQTPSTPNVPATTKESSNPITAKNCTDGCMILNKAAYKTARFLTNNGTFLINIPSIDGTNDSKNVSVFCDCHKKDQYSFTVIQRRIDNTINFNRTYAEYENGFGDVERNFWLGLKNIHVLSKTNTLLVIKLRDNSGNIEEAWFTGFSVGSITYNYPLTYHATNIPWMKNGSIFSAFDRDNFRDPDSSLSRIYNSGWWFGDTMKSNLNGNYDGRGRGGIFANQSDDVYYTMVEMKIRPEESCYDVSHYNITNCPPQCTKANQSVHYHQRWCLISSCGCRNNRLLVQSKRRPTCLSYKKCFRPLAANCIDACGLSVPYMSDGFPQDGIIAKILIEGEYQKLYCDCTQASPNLQSTYGWVIIQRRVNDSDDFNKTFREYERGFTSGVNSMSYWLGLKKIHQLTNYLPHGSPAKLQIEFKRSSTDVHHRYIRFKYVRVYNATNEYRLVVGQKDENSSMRNYLTSQTNKNPVFKINFNKNYSSGWWFVPTDSTDSSSLSNLNGVYDDQGPHCISWGNETDLSVVEMKLFPASVEVKTCKEACTGYNSGIDILAHLQPDENSPGFGVICSCYNDVDCTDNWIVFQRRVAADTGANFSRPLSDYKTGFGDLKNGSFWLGLQKMKRLIHTSQGDGKLLIKMTTKYGKQYILVYKKFFIKAQSSTDDENAIEIRDYDNLNSNFTGNADVMKSKKFTNSTGSGNYNSGWSFWWWLNEDDDCSLNGPYHKGNGVTWFGESGTFANYTRIEMQLCRAGFECPFVNSGS
- the LOC120344782 gene encoding uncharacterized protein LOC120344782 isoform X2, translated to MKMILKFWLLFGGAIVIQSLGAIGDFPCNGGICKEFTLTAEQMRDIENNPEILKFIREQVEQQLVNSDSGGKVLKPNIKIETSVFGPMRSNDHPVESTAYKFTTHAPTVTNSEAKVDTTTTKQTPSTPNVPATTKESSNPITAKNCTDGCMILNKAAYKTARFLTNNGTFLINIPSIDGTNDSKNVSVFCDCHKKDQYSFTVIQRRIDNTINFNRTYAEYENGFGDVERNFWLGLKNIHVLSKTNTLLVIKLRDNSGNIEEAWFTGFSVGSITYNYPLTYHATNIPWMKNGSIFSAFDRDNFRDPDSSLSRIYNSGWWFGDTMKSNLNGNYDGRGRGGIFANQSDDVYYTMVEMKIRPEESCYDVSHYNITNCPPQCTKANQSVHYHQRWCLISSCGCRNNRLLVQSKRRPTCLSYKKCFRPLAANCIDACGLSVPYMSDGFPQDGIIAKILIEGEYQKLYCDCTQASPNLQSTYGWVIIQRRVNDSDDFNKTFREYERGFTSGVNSMSYWLGLKKIHQLTNYLPHGSPAKLQIEFKRSSTDVHHRYIRFKYVRVYNATNEYRLVVGQKDENSSMRNYLTSQTNKNPVFKINFNKNYSSGWWFVPTDSTDSSSLSNLNGVYDDQGPHCISWGNETDLSVVEMKLFPASVEVKTCKEACTGYNSGIDILAHLQPDENSPGFGVICSCYNDVDCTDNWIVFQRRVAADTGANFSRPLSDYKTGFGDLKNGSFWLGLQKMKRLIHTSQGDGKLLIKMTTKYGKQYILVYKKFFIKAQSSTDDENAIEIRDYDNLNSNFTGNADVMKSKKFTNSTGSGNYNSGWSFWWWLNEDDDCSLNGPYHKGNGVTWFGESGTFANYTRIEMQLCRAGFECPFVNSGS